In Methanolobus chelungpuianus, the following proteins share a genomic window:
- the ftsY gene encoding signal recognition particle-docking protein FtsY, with product MFNKLKSKLSSFKDKIGTKIDEKAVDVEPELPEEPAEEPEVVKQEEAEVPRVSAAMAEVPWEGTEKQKPEPEEETSVAKPQEKESEKKEAEKKRFSFGWPGSKKEQPKEEPTAEVPVKGAVPPEQAKTAAEKAKKIGFAQKAKAFVMEREFILEEDDLEEPLWDLQMALLESDIALSVSEAIVDSVKSQLVGTRRRIGKDTGDIVENALKKAIYDVMSANVFDFDEYVRNAKKPVHIVFVGINGTGKTTSIAKLAKRLTDQGYSVVLAAGDTFRAGAIDQIAIHGKKLGVKVIKHQEQGDPAAVVYDAMQHARANKVDVVLSDTAGRMHTNINLMEQLKKVCRVSAPDLLIFVDEAVAGNDAVERASQFNDAVPLSGSILTKTDADAKGGAAISIAYITGKPILFLGMGQGYDDLQKFDPQWFVDQLFAA from the coding sequence GTGTTCAATAAGCTCAAGTCGAAACTCAGCAGTTTCAAGGATAAGATCGGCACTAAGATCGATGAGAAGGCAGTAGATGTGGAGCCTGAACTGCCGGAGGAGCCTGCGGAAGAGCCTGAGGTCGTCAAGCAAGAGGAAGCAGAAGTTCCTCGGGTATCGGCTGCAATGGCTGAAGTTCCATGGGAAGGTACTGAGAAACAGAAGCCTGAGCCCGAAGAAGAAACTTCCGTGGCAAAGCCGCAGGAAAAAGAATCTGAGAAGAAGGAAGCTGAGAAAAAGAGATTCTCCTTTGGCTGGCCAGGTTCAAAGAAAGAGCAGCCAAAAGAGGAACCAACGGCAGAAGTACCTGTAAAGGGAGCGGTACCTCCGGAGCAGGCAAAGACTGCTGCAGAGAAAGCAAAGAAAATAGGCTTTGCACAGAAGGCAAAAGCCTTTGTCATGGAAAGGGAGTTCATCCTGGAAGAGGATGATCTGGAAGAGCCTCTCTGGGATCTCCAGATGGCGCTTCTTGAAAGCGACATAGCCCTTTCAGTGTCTGAGGCTATTGTTGATTCGGTCAAGAGCCAGCTGGTGGGTACGCGCCGTCGCATAGGCAAGGATACCGGCGATATAGTCGAGAACGCCCTCAAGAAAGCTATTTACGATGTGATGAGTGCCAACGTATTCGATTTTGATGAATATGTGCGCAATGCAAAAAAGCCGGTGCATATTGTCTTTGTAGGCATTAACGGCACAGGCAAGACCACTTCCATAGCAAAGCTTGCAAAGCGTCTCACAGACCAGGGTTATTCGGTTGTCCTGGCCGCAGGCGATACTTTCAGGGCAGGTGCTATCGACCAGATAGCCATCCATGGAAAGAAGCTTGGTGTAAAGGTCATCAAGCATCAGGAACAGGGTGATCCGGCAGCTGTTGTCTATGATGCCATGCAGCACGCCAGGGCAAACAAGGTCGATGTAGTGCTCTCGGATACTGCAGGGCGTATGCACACCAACATCAATCTCATGGAGCAGCTCAAGAAGGTCTGCCGTGTCAGCGCTCCGGACCTTTTGATATTCGTCGACGAGGCAGTGGCAGGTAATGATGCCGTGGAAAGGGCATCACAGTTCAATGACGCGGTGCCCCTCAGCGGTTCCATACTCACCAAGACTGACGCCGATGCCAAGGGTGGCGCAGCCATCTCTATCGCCTATATCACAGGCAAGCCCATTCTGTTCTTAGGTATGGGACAGGGTTACGACGATCTTCAGAAGTTCGATCCCCAGTGGTTCGTCGATCAGCTGTTTGCTGCATGA
- the trpA gene encoding tryptophan synthase subunit alpha: protein MKILEKFEQLEKNKEKALIAYVCAGDPDADTTKEIVSSLVRGGADIVELGLPFSDPVADGPTIQAASQRALDAGMNPDRYFELIASMDAGVPLVCMTYYNLIYKRGLDKFASDCAGSGISGIIVPDLPAEEADDLHAACRKHGIDLIFLITPVTNGDRIEKILDRTSGFVYIVSRLGVTGTRVDVAQSTREILSRVHTEVPKAVGFGISDREQAAEIIAAGADAVIVGSAFVNIVASADNVSERVESLARELKSACK, encoded by the coding sequence ATGAAGATCCTGGAAAAGTTTGAACAGCTTGAGAAAAACAAAGAGAAAGCCCTTATCGCGTATGTGTGTGCAGGCGACCCCGATGCGGACACCACAAAGGAAATAGTCAGCTCCCTGGTAAGAGGAGGCGCGGACATCGTTGAGCTTGGATTACCCTTCTCGGACCCCGTGGCCGACGGGCCCACCATCCAGGCAGCCTCCCAGCGTGCCCTTGATGCCGGAATGAATCCTGACAGGTATTTCGAACTTATCGCATCCATGGATGCCGGCGTGCCCCTGGTGTGTATGACCTACTACAATCTCATATATAAGAGAGGACTGGATAAGTTTGCCAGCGATTGTGCCGGATCGGGAATCTCAGGCATCATAGTACCGGACCTGCCTGCAGAGGAGGCAGATGACCTTCACGCTGCATGCAGGAAACATGGCATTGACCTTATCTTCCTGATCACCCCTGTGACCAACGGGGACAGGATAGAAAAGATACTGGACAGGACATCCGGGTTCGTGTACATCGTGTCCCGCCTTGGAGTCACAGGAACCAGGGTTGATGTGGCACAATCCACAAGAGAGATACTCTCCAGGGTGCACACCGAGGTACCAAAGGCCGTAGGTTTCGGGATATCTGACAGGGAACAGGCCGCCGAAATAATAGCTGCAGGTGCCGATGCAGTCATTGTCGGCTCTGCATTTGTGAATATTGTCGCCTCCGCAGACAATGTGAGCGAGAGAGTGGAGTCACTTGCAAGAGAACTGAAGAGCGCCTGTAAGTAG